The nucleotide window CCGCCCGCCGCTGACGGCGAGGTCCGCCCGCCCCGCGCCGAAGACGTCGCCGCCGGTCAGCAGCAGGTCGTAGGCCATGTGCCCGCGTCCTGCCCGGGCCCGCCGATCACCCTCGCCGAGGGCACGGTGACCGAGGACGGATCGGATGGCAGCGGACGCGACCAGCGGACCTCCACGTCTCCGATCTTCGGCAGACGCAGCCGGCCGTTGTCCAGGACCTTGAACCTGCTGTTCCTGGTGAACCGGATGGCCTGCCGGTTGTTCTTGCGCGACCGGTACCGGGGCGGGGCCACCTTGCGGCCCTTGCGCTTGCCCGAGATGGAGGCGAAGAAGTTGCGGTAGGCGGTGTTCAGGTCGGCCAGGGCCTGCTGCAACACCGCCGCCGACACCTCGCCCAGCCAGGCACGCTCCTCGGTGGCCTTCGCCCCAGTGATCAGCCGCCGGGACAGTTCGGCATCGGAGATGTACTTCTCGCCTGCCTCCCGCGCCGTCTGGCGCAGGCGCAGCCCGTCGTTGAACACGACCCGCGCACACCCGAACGCCTCCGCCAGCTCGATCTGCTGGCCCGGCGTCGGATACACCCGAGGGTTGTACCGCAGCTGCACAAAGAGCACCGTACACGGACTTCGAGACGAAACTGATCGAGTACAACCACGTCCACCTGCCCTGAACCACCCGCCGATGACGGCCACGGCCCGGCTGATCAACTAGCCACAGGGGAGTTTCCTCCTCGGCCTGAAGCCGGAGCACCGGCCCGCATTCAGGTAGCGTGCGCGAGGGCTGCATCGTGGTCAACTCCGAGGGGAACGACATGACCGTCAACATCCCGGACGAGCTTATCGACTGGCGGGCCAAGGGCTTCTGGCTGCCCTCGGGCGAGGTGAGGGTGCGCGACTTCGCCGCCGCCCGGCACTCGCTCTTCGACGGCTCCTTCACCTGGCCGCTGCTGGTGGTCCGGGAATCGGCGGTGCGGGCGAACATCGCGACGATGGCCGCGTACGCGGACCGGCACGGGTTCTCATTCGCGCCGCACGCCAAGACGACGATGGCGCCGACGCTGCTGGAGGCGCAGCTGGCGGCGGGTGCGTGGGCGCTGACCGTGGCGACGGCGAGCCAGGCCCTGGTGCTGCGCCGGCTCGGCGTACCGCGGGTGCTGATCGCCAACGAGGTGCTCGACGCCACCGCGCTGCGCTGGCTGGCCGGCGAGTCGGCCCGGGGCTGGGAGGTCTTCGTGCAGGTCGACTCGGTGGCGGCGGTCGAGGCGGTCGCGGCCGCGGGCGGGCTGCCGGTGCTTGTAGAGCTCGGTCACGCGGGCGGGCGCACCGGCTGCCGTACGGTCGAGGAGGCGTTGACCGTCGCCCGCGCGGCGGCCGCGGCTCCCGGGGTAGTGCCGGTCGGGGTCACCGCCTACGAGGGCGCGCTGCCGGACGCCGCCGCGGTCGACGACTTCCTCGCCACGCTCGTCGCGGCGGCGCGGGCGATGGCCGGCCTGCTGCCCGCCGAGGTGATCGTCTCGGCCGGCGGGAGCGCGTGGTTCGACCGCGTGATCAAGGCGCTGGAGGGGCAGTGGCTCGACGGGCACCGGGTCCGGGCGGTGCTGCGCAGCGGCGCCTCGGTCACCCACGACGACGGCTTCTACTCCGAGCGGACGCCGTTCCACCGGGTGCCGGGCGAGGGCGCGCTCGCCGCGGCGCTGGAGTTGTGGGCGCAGGTGCTGTCCACGCCGGAGCCCGGGCTGGCGATCGTCGGGATGGGCAAGCGGGACGCGCCGTTCGACGAGGGCCTGCCGACGGCCGAGGGGTTCACCGTGACCCGGCTCAACGACCATCACGCGTACGTGACCGGCGGCGCGCCCGCCGTGGGTGACCTCATCCGGTTCGGGCTGTCGCACCCCTGCACCGCGTTCGACAAGTGGCGGTTCATCCCGGTCGTCGACGACGCCGACGTGGTCGTCGACGTGCTGCACACCTATCTCTGAGCGAGGCGATGTGATCCCCCGTCCCGCGTCGGTCGTGTACCGCGACGGCGGCTTCGCGCTGCCCGGCGCGGCGCCGCTGTTCGCCGAGCCGGGGCTGGAGGGCGTCGCCGCCTGGCTGAGCGGCCTGATCCCGGCCGGCGGCATCGCACTGCGGCTCGCCGCCGACCTGCCGCCGGAGGGCTACGTCCTGGACGTCGGCCGGCGGGGTGTCGACATCCGGGGTGGCTCACCGGCCGGCGTGTTCTACGGCGCGCAGACGCTGCGGCAGCTCCTGCCCGCGGCGACGCTGCGGGCCGGTACCGGCGGCGGCCCGCCGGTGGTGCCGGCGGTCCGGATCGAGGACGCGCCGCGGTTCGCCTGGCGCGGGGTGCTGCTCGACGTGGCACGGCACTTCATGCCGGTCGCCGGCGTGCTGCGCTTCATCGACCTGGCCGCCTTCCACAAGCTGAACGTGCTGCACCTGCACCTGACCGACGACCAGGGCTGGCGGGTCGAGGTGCCCGGATGGCCGCGGCTCACCTCGGTCGGTGCCTGGCGCGCGGCGTCGATGCGGGGCTCGCGGATGCACGGCCTCTATGACGCGAGCCCGCACGGCGGCTTCTACACCACCGAGGACCTGCGGAGGATCGTCGCGTACGCGGCCGAGCGGCACGTCACCGTCGTGCCCGAGATCGACATGCCCGGGCACATGCAGGCCGCCATCGCCGCGTACCCGGAGCTCGGCAGCGGCCCGGCCCGCGAGGTCCGGACGTCCTGGGGGATCTCGCCGCACGTGCTGAACCTGCGCGACGAGACGCTGGACTTCTGCCGGGCGGTTCTCGACCACGTCTGCACGATCTTCGACAGTGAGCTGATCGGCATCGGCGGCGACGAGTGCCCGTCCGTCGAGTGGGACGGCCCGGACGCCCGCGAGCGGATCGCGGCGGAGGGCCTGTCCGGGCCGGCCGGCCTGCAGGCCTGGTTCACCGCCCGGATGGCCGAGCACCTGGCGCTGCGGTGCCGCCGGGTGTACGGCTGGGACGAGATCCTCGCGGGCGGCGCGCCCGCCGGCGCCACCATCGCCGCCTGGCGCGGCACCGAGCCGGCCGTGCTCGCCGCCCGCGCCGGCCACGACGTGGTGTCCTGCCCGGACACCTCGGTCTACCTCGACTACCGCCAGTCCGACGACCCGGGCGAGCCGACCCCGGTCGGCACCCTGCTGACCGTCGACGACGTGTACGCGTTCGAGCCGGTACCGCCCGGGCTGACGGCGGCGGAGGAGGAGCGGATCATCGGCGCGCAGGCGAACGTCTGGACCGAGCACATGGAGTCGCCGCGCCGGGTCGACTACCAGACCTATCCGCGGCTGTGCGCGTTCGCCGAGGTGACCTGGGGCCCGCGGCGGCGCGACCTCGCGGACTTCGGCGCCCGGCTGGGTCCGCATCTCGAACGCCTCGACGCGCTCGGGGTCAACTACCGGCCGCCGTCCGGCCCGCGTCCCGGCGACGCCCGCCCGGGCGCGCCGGGTCACCCCCGGGACCTGGCCGACCGGCTCGCCCAGGTGCGCGCGATGACGGCGGACCTGGGCCGCCCTTGACGCCGGGAGCGGGCGCCTGATCGGATGATCGGCAGCGTCGCAGTGCGCCCGGCGAGCAGGAAGCCGCGGGCATGGAGGCGCCGGACCGTTGGACCGATGTGCACGAGACCTCCGGCGAGTACGCCCGCCTCCTGGCGTACGGGAATCAAATGATCGAGATTCACGTCGATCTGCGCGACCGGCTGGCCGACCTGCGCGAGGGTGTCGTCGCGGAGCGTGACCTTCCCGCGCACTGCCTGTCGTTCTGCGCCGCGGTGACCCGCCACCACACCGGCGAGGACGCCACGGTGTTCCCCGAGCTCGAGCGGCGCCATCCCGAGCTGCGGGAGTTCCTGGCCGGGCTGGTCCGCGACCATCGGGTGATCGCGCATCTGCTCGCCGGCGTGAGCGCGGCGGCGGAGCGGCTGAGCGGCGAGGACGACCGCGAACGGGTGACCTGGATCCGGCGCGAGCTGGACGGGCTCGCGGCGATCCTGGAGACCCATTTCATCGGCGAGGAGAAGCGGCTCGTGGCCGTCCTGAACGCCATCGACCCGTCCGTGGGATTGACCGGTCTCGCCGGGTAGACCGTAGAGTTTCGATAGCACTCAGTGCTTCGAACATTGCTCTACGTGACTAGGTGGGGGTCCGTGTGAGTGCTTCGGAACTACGGGACCAGACGCTCAAGCGCCAGCGGGAGCTGGCCGCCCGGCACGCGGTGCTGAGCCGCCTCACGCCGGAACAGGAACGCCACGCCGACCAGCTCGTCCGGGTCTTCGACGCGACGAACGACCTCATCGCGGTGCTCGACCGGGTCGACGCCCGGTCCGCGCGCCGCCGGATGCTGGCGGCCATCGCGCTGCTCGGCCTGGTCGTGGCGGTCGCCGCCGTGGTCGCCGCCGGCTACCTGCCCGAGTACGCGCTGATCGGCGCGCTGGCGCTGCTCGTCGCGGCGGTCGTCGTCTGGATCGGCGCCCGCGGCCGAGCGCCGAGCGGCCGGCCGGAGGGTGCGGCGTGAGCAATCTTGATGAGCAGACCGATCTTGCGCGGGTCGCGGACGGGCTGCGTAACGAGTTCCGCCGCCGGCTCGGCGCGCTGCGTGCCCAGCTGACCGAGCAGATCGAGCAGGCCGGCAAGGCCGCCGAGCGGCGGGCCCGGGAGCTGGACGCCCGCATCGACGCCAGCGACGTGCGGCTGGGTGAGCTGCGCGGCGCCCGCCAGGCGATCGCCCGGCTCAGCGGCGAGATCCACCTCATCGAGGGGCGGCTGCGCCTGGAGCACGGCGTCGTGCCGGTCGAGCTGGACGAGATCTCGCCCGTCCTCGAACCCCTGGTCGGCGTGGTGCGTGAGGCCGAGGACATCCGGTCGACGCTGCTGGACGACGAGAGCCGCGCGGCGCACGGTGCGCTGGTCACCGCGTACGAGGAGCTGGAACACGGCGCGGACGAGACGCGGGAGCGTGCGCTCGACGCCAGCCGGGCGCTGGCCCGCGGGCGGGCCCGCGGCCGCGCCTTCCGCCGGGCCGCGGCGGCGTATCGGCGCGAACGGGAGCTGCTGCGTGCGCAGACCGAGGAGTTGCGCGCCACCCAGGACGGCTGCGAGGCCGCCCGGGTCGCGCTGGCCGACGACGCCCGGCGGGAGCAGGCCTACCGGGCGCATCGCGGCACGACGGTGGTCGAGGAGCTCGCGGTGCACGTCCGGGACCGCATCGACGCCGCGGTCGAGACGCACGCGCTGTTCCCGGCCTGGTTCACGATCACCGAGCTCGGCCACCGGCCGCCGGCCGCACGGGCCGTGCAGTGGCGGGTCGTGGCCACCCAGCTCGTGCTCTACCGGATGACCTACCGGATCACGCACCCGGTGCTGGCCCTCGGCCCGCCGCCGGAGGGCGGCCACCGCGCCGAGCGCCACGCGGCCATCCTCGCGGCGCTGGGCCGGCTCCGGGAATGAGCCCACCCTAGTCACTTTTTTTACTATGCATTTCTTTGTATATTGGCCTCCGCTGTGTTCCCGAGGACCGCCGTCGGGAAGCAGGACGGAGGAGCCCGATGACGAGCGACAGGTACCCCACGCTGCTGAGCCCGCTTGACCTGGGCCACACGGTGCTGCGCAACCGGGTGGTGATGGGCTCCATGCACACCAAGCTCGAGGACCGGGAGCGGGACCTGCCCAAGCTGGCGGCCTTCTTCGCCGAGCGGGCCCGCGGCGGCGTCGCCCTGATGGTGACCGGCGGCTACGCGCCGACCTGGCGCGGCTGGCTCGCGCCGTTCGGCAGCCGGATGACCCGGGAACGCCACGCCGGCGCGCACCGCGTCGTGACCGACGCCGTGCACGAGCACGACGGCAAGATCCTCCTGCAGGTGCTGCACGCCGGCCGCTACTCGTACCACCCGTTCAGCCTTGGCGCGTCGGGCCGCAAGTCGCCGATCACGCCG belongs to Amorphoplanes digitatis and includes:
- a CDS encoding RNA-guided endonuclease InsQ/TnpB family protein; the protein is MQLRYNPRVYPTPGQQIELAEAFGCARVVFNDGLRLRQTAREAGEKYISDAELSRRLITGAKATEERAWLGEVSAAVLQQALADLNTAYRNFFASISGKRKGRKVAPPRYRSRKNNRQAIRFTRNSRFKVLDNGRLRLPKIGDVEVRWSRPLPSDPSSVTVPSARVIGGPGQDAGTWPTTCC
- a CDS encoding alanine racemase, which gives rise to MTVNIPDELIDWRAKGFWLPSGEVRVRDFAAARHSLFDGSFTWPLLVVRESAVRANIATMAAYADRHGFSFAPHAKTTMAPTLLEAQLAAGAWALTVATASQALVLRRLGVPRVLIANEVLDATALRWLAGESARGWEVFVQVDSVAAVEAVAAAGGLPVLVELGHAGGRTGCRTVEEALTVARAAAAAPGVVPVGVTAYEGALPDAAAVDDFLATLVAAARAMAGLLPAEVIVSAGGSAWFDRVIKALEGQWLDGHRVRAVLRSGASVTHDDGFYSERTPFHRVPGEGALAAALELWAQVLSTPEPGLAIVGMGKRDAPFDEGLPTAEGFTVTRLNDHHAYVTGGAPAVGDLIRFGLSHPCTAFDKWRFIPVVDDADVVVDVLHTYL
- a CDS encoding beta-N-acetylhexosaminidase encodes the protein MIPRPASVVYRDGGFALPGAAPLFAEPGLEGVAAWLSGLIPAGGIALRLAADLPPEGYVLDVGRRGVDIRGGSPAGVFYGAQTLRQLLPAATLRAGTGGGPPVVPAVRIEDAPRFAWRGVLLDVARHFMPVAGVLRFIDLAAFHKLNVLHLHLTDDQGWRVEVPGWPRLTSVGAWRAASMRGSRMHGLYDASPHGGFYTTEDLRRIVAYAAERHVTVVPEIDMPGHMQAAIAAYPELGSGPAREVRTSWGISPHVLNLRDETLDFCRAVLDHVCTIFDSELIGIGGDECPSVEWDGPDARERIAAEGLSGPAGLQAWFTARMAEHLALRCRRVYGWDEILAGGAPAGATIAAWRGTEPAVLAARAGHDVVSCPDTSVYLDYRQSDDPGEPTPVGTLLTVDDVYAFEPVPPGLTAAEEERIIGAQANVWTEHMESPRRVDYQTYPRLCAFAEVTWGPRRRDLADFGARLGPHLERLDALGVNYRPPSGPRPGDARPGAPGHPRDLADRLAQVRAMTADLGRP
- a CDS encoding hemerythrin domain-containing protein, with protein sequence MEAPDRWTDVHETSGEYARLLAYGNQMIEIHVDLRDRLADLREGVVAERDLPAHCLSFCAAVTRHHTGEDATVFPELERRHPELREFLAGLVRDHRVIAHLLAGVSAAAERLSGEDDRERVTWIRRELDGLAAILETHFIGEEKRLVAVLNAIDPSVGLTGLAG